In the genome of Fusobacterium necrogenes, one region contains:
- a CDS encoding branched-chain amino acid aminotransferase → MQVTFEETKTLKEKPSDNELGFGKYFTDYMFVMDYTDEKGWYNFKITPFAPIALNPATMVLHYAQETFEGLKAYRTREGKILLFRPEMNARRMIKSNERLCMATIPEDLFVDAIKTLVNHEKEWVPHLEGTSLYIRPFMFATEVAVGVHPASSYKFVVILSPVGNYYPEGVNPVKIYVEDEYVRATKGGTGFTKCGGNYAASIIAQEKARKLGYTQVLWLDGVERKYVEEVGTMNAMFIVDNEVYTAPIDGTVLPGITRDSCLTLLKAWGYKVHEEHFSIDFLMKAAREGRVQEAFGTGTAAVISPIGELFYKGDKQIINDFKTGAITQKLYDTLTGIQYGKVEDSFGWTQEV, encoded by the coding sequence ATGCAAGTAACATTTGAGGAAACAAAAACTTTAAAGGAGAAACCAAGTGACAATGAGTTAGGATTTGGAAAATACTTTACTGACTATATGTTTGTAATGGATTATACTGATGAGAAAGGGTGGTACAATTTTAAAATTACTCCCTTTGCTCCAATAGCTCTAAATCCAGCAACTATGGTACTACACTATGCTCAAGAGACATTTGAGGGGCTTAAAGCATACAGGACAAGAGAGGGAAAAATTCTTCTATTCAGACCAGAGATGAATGCTAGAAGAATGATAAAATCAAATGAAAGACTATGTATGGCAACTATTCCAGAGGATTTATTTGTAGATGCTATCAAAACTCTAGTCAACCACGAAAAGGAGTGGGTACCTCACTTAGAGGGAACATCTCTATACATTCGTCCATTTATGTTTGCTACAGAGGTAGCAGTAGGGGTACACCCAGCAAGCTCATACAAGTTTGTTGTAATTCTATCCCCTGTTGGAAACTACTACCCAGAGGGAGTAAACCCTGTAAAAATCTATGTAGAAGATGAGTATGTAAGAGCTACTAAGGGGGGAACAGGATTTACAAAATGTGGTGGAAACTATGCAGCTAGTATTATAGCTCAAGAGAAAGCTAGAAAGCTAGGTTATACACAGGTACTTTGGCTAGATGGAGTAGAAAGAAAATATGTAGAGGAAGTAGGAACTATGAATGCTATGTTTATCGTAGACAACGAGGTTTATACAGCTCCTATTGATGGAACTGTACTTCCAGGAATTACTAGAGATTCTTGTCTTACTCTTCTAAAAGCTTGGGGATACAAGGTACACGAAGAGCATTTCTCTATTGATTTCTTGATGAAAGCAGCTAGAGAGGGAAGAGTTCAAGAGGCTTTTGGAACAGGAACAGCAGCTGTTATCTCTCCTATTGGAGAGCTTTTCTACAAAGGGGACAAACAGATTATAAATGATTTTAAAACTGGAGCTATAACACAAAAACTTTATGATACTCTTACAGGTATCCAGTATGGAAAAGTGGAAGATAGCTTTGGTTGGACACAGGAAGTGTAG
- a CDS encoding dipeptidase codes for MKIFDGHADIWYDVAKKRKLGEENIFKKYHLDRLKTGNIMGGIFIAYLEQIEGQDDEKEMFHLINSTIHEIRENQDIFNIIREKGDFNRGIVEGKFDIIMGIEGLKAIGKNLDWIDTFYELGFRHASLTWNEENHLATGVDGDKERGLTSIGKEAVKKMEKLGMIIDVSHANDKTFWDIYDNTTKPIIASHSNVKALCDHKRNLTDEQIKAIAKRDGVIGINAYKKFLARDRYKQNLERYVDHIEHIISLVGIKHAALGFDFCEYLYIDKKDEDINPIGLENASKAVSVLEELYKRGYNENDIRKIAFENFMRITEMIL; via the coding sequence ATGAAGATTTTTGATGGACATGCTGATATCTGGTATGATGTAGCTAAAAAAAGAAAACTAGGTGAAGAGAATATTTTTAAAAAATATCATTTGGATAGATTAAAAACCGGAAATATAATGGGGGGAATATTTATCGCATATCTTGAACAAATCGAAGGACAAGATGATGAAAAAGAAATGTTTCATTTAATCAATTCAACTATCCATGAAATAAGGGAAAATCAGGATATATTTAATATAATAAGAGAAAAAGGTGATTTTAATAGAGGTATAGTTGAAGGAAAATTTGATATAATTATGGGAATAGAGGGATTAAAGGCTATCGGAAAAAATCTTGATTGGATAGATACTTTTTATGAGTTAGGTTTTAGACACGCTTCTCTTACCTGGAATGAAGAAAATCATTTAGCTACTGGAGTAGATGGAGATAAAGAAAGAGGGCTCACCTCTATTGGAAAAGAAGCAGTAAAAAAGATGGAAAAATTAGGGATGATTATAGATGTATCACATGCTAATGATAAAACTTTTTGGGATATCTATGATAATACTACTAAACCAATTATAGCTTCTCATTCTAATGTTAAAGCTCTTTGTGATCATAAAAGAAACCTGACTGATGAACAGATAAAAGCAATAGCTAAAAGAGATGGAGTTATAGGTATCAATGCTTATAAAAAGTTTTTAGCACGAGATAGATATAAACAAAATCTAGAAAGATACGTAGATCATATAGAGCATATTATATCATTAGTAGGGATAAAACATGCAGCTCTTGGTTTTGACTTTTGTGAATATCTATATATTGATAAAAAAGATGAAGATATTAATCCAATAGGATTAGAAAATGCCTCAAAAGCTGTATCTGTATTAGAAGAACTATATAAAAGAGGCTATAATGAAAATGATATAAGAAAAATAGCTTTTGAAAACTTTATGAGAATAACTGAAATGATATTATAA
- a CDS encoding cation:proton antiporter, with amino-acid sequence MLFSLALIFLCGMLLGGIFTKLKLPALLGMLLTGIILGPYVLNLLDPSILNISEDLRQIALIIILTRAGLNLDIEDLKKVGRPAFLMCFIPATFEIIGMLILAPKLLGLSLLDSAVLGTVIAAVSPAIIVPKMLRLIEEGYDKKKKVPQLIMAGASVDDIFVIVLFTAFSKLATGKSILITDFIKIPSSIISGFIVGAIIGKLLALFFKKIHLRDSIKVIIILSISFLLVTLEKVNTGIFTFSALLAIMTMGIVIQKFKKEVATRLSSKFSKLWIASELMLFVLVGANVNISYALSSSLTSIFLIFGVIIFRILGVFLSLLGTNLNYKERLFTMIAYSPKATVQAAIGSIPLTMGLACGDIVLTIAILSILITAPLGAFAIDSSYKKLLS; translated from the coding sequence ATGTTATTTAGTTTAGCTCTTATCTTTTTGTGTGGAATGCTATTAGGAGGTATTTTTACAAAATTAAAACTTCCAGCACTCCTTGGAATGTTACTCACTGGTATTATCTTGGGTCCATATGTTCTAAATTTACTAGATCCAAGTATACTTAATATTTCCGAAGACTTAAGACAAATTGCTCTTATTATAATTTTGACTAGAGCTGGACTTAATTTAGATATTGAAGATTTAAAAAAAGTAGGTCGCCCAGCTTTTCTTATGTGTTTTATTCCAGCTACTTTTGAAATTATTGGTATGCTTATATTAGCTCCTAAACTTTTAGGATTGTCACTTCTAGACTCTGCTGTACTTGGAACCGTCATAGCTGCTGTTTCTCCAGCTATAATCGTTCCAAAAATGCTAAGACTCATCGAAGAAGGTTATGATAAAAAGAAAAAGGTTCCTCAACTGATTATGGCTGGTGCTTCAGTCGACGATATATTTGTAATTGTCCTCTTTACAGCTTTTAGTAAATTAGCAACTGGTAAAAGTATACTTATAACAGATTTTATAAAAATTCCTAGTTCTATAATCTCTGGTTTTATAGTAGGAGCTATTATAGGTAAACTACTAGCTCTATTTTTCAAAAAAATACATCTCCGTGATAGTATAAAAGTAATTATTATTTTAAGTATCTCCTTTCTTTTAGTTACATTAGAAAAAGTAAATACTGGAATATTTACTTTTTCTGCTCTTTTAGCTATAATGACAATGGGAATAGTAATTCAAAAGTTCAAAAAAGAAGTAGCTACAAGACTTTCATCTAAATTTTCAAAACTTTGGATTGCAAGCGAACTCATGTTATTTGTTTTAGTAGGTGCTAATGTAAATATATCCTATGCACTTAGCTCTAGTTTAACAAGTATCTTTTTAATTTTTGGAGTCATCATTTTTCGTATATTAGGAGTTTTTTTATCACTTTTAGGTACAAATTTAAACTATAAAGAACGTCTATTTACTATGATTGCTTATTCACCTAAAGCAACTGTACAAGCTGCTATTGGATCTATTCCTTTAACAATGGGATTGGCTTGTGGAGATATAGTTCTTACAATCGCTATTCTTTCTATTTTAATTACAGCACCTTTAGGGGCTTTTGCTATTGATTCAAGTTATAAAAAACTCCTCTCTTAA
- a CDS encoding LysE family translocator: MFLITLKGVITGLILSLPFGPVGIYCMEKTMIEGHKRGYVSALGMVTVDIIYALTALLFMSYVEDLIMRYESLLQILVAIFLIFVGWKKLEKRVKIKKIECTPTGIVKDYFTTFFIALANLSGIFTILVIFTTLKVYSEETFLVAPFIALGIFLGGSIEWFTTTYVIANFTKVLDERKLIKISQLSGGIIFLFGVLILAKNTLKIL; this comes from the coding sequence ATGTTTTTAATTACATTAAAGGGAGTAATTACAGGGCTTATTTTATCTCTTCCTTTTGGGCCAGTAGGAATATATTGTATGGAAAAAACTATGATAGAAGGACATAAAAGAGGCTATGTTTCGGCTTTAGGAATGGTAACAGTAGATATTATTTATGCACTTACTGCACTCTTATTTATGAGTTATGTAGAAGATTTAATAATGAGATATGAATCTTTATTGCAAATTTTAGTAGCTATATTTTTAATTTTTGTTGGTTGGAAAAAATTGGAAAAAAGAGTAAAAATAAAGAAAATAGAATGTACTCCGACAGGAATAGTAAAAGACTATTTTACAACTTTTTTTATTGCATTAGCTAATTTATCTGGAATATTTACAATACTAGTTATTTTTACTACTTTAAAAGTTTACTCCGAAGAAACTTTTTTAGTGGCTCCATTTATAGCTTTGGGAATATTTTTAGGTGGTTCTATTGAATGGTTTACGACGACATATGTAATAGCCAATTTTACAAAGGTGTTGGATGAGAGAAAATTGATTAAAATTTCACAGTTGTCTGGAGGAATTATTTTTTTGTTTGGAGTGCTAATACTAGCTAAAAATACTTTAAAAATTTTATAA
- a CDS encoding carbon starvation CstA family protein yields the protein MKGITLLVITILCFLVAYITYGSWLAKQWDIDPKRKTPAHDFEDGVDYIPAKAPVLLGHHFASIAGAGPINGPIQAAVFGWVPVLLWIILGGIFFGAVQDFSAIVVSIRHKGKSLGEVIEENIGHRCKMLFTIFSWLVLLLVVAAFSDIVASTFQGYSINPDGTKVFYSANGSVATASMLFIPLSIAFGFLVYRKNAPLAVSSVVGVLLLALCIAVGLKYPIYLSKTFWLGVVFVYIFIASVTPVWILLQPRDYLNSFLLYFMIIAAVVGILGTNPTINLPAFTGWTNSFNGQVMFPYLFITVACGAISGFHSLIASGTTSKQLNNEGDAKLIGYGSMLIECILAVIALIAVGALFSNGKMPQGTPAVVFASAISGFFSKLGMGQAAVNTTFTVISLAISAFALTSLDTATRLGRFLFQELFTSNKAKENSKVQGYLGNMYVGTFITVGLGAVLCLGGYQNIWPLFGACNQLVAVPCFLGVSVWLAKKGKKNFMLLIPMFFMLAATMSSLLISFKTNLALLLNGKGSLAVQGLQVVVSLPIFVLALILVVEGMKVLWEHRKKKMGVIKSVNN from the coding sequence ATGAAAGGAATTACACTTTTAGTTATCACAATTTTATGCTTTTTAGTGGCTTATATCACTTATGGTTCGTGGCTTGCAAAGCAGTGGGATATCGACCCTAAGAGAAAGACACCAGCTCACGATTTTGAAGATGGAGTAGACTATATTCCAGCTAAGGCACCTGTACTTTTAGGACACCACTTTGCTTCAATAGCTGGGGCTGGACCTATCAACGGACCTATTCAAGCTGCTGTATTTGGTTGGGTTCCTGTACTTTTATGGATTATTCTTGGAGGTATTTTCTTTGGAGCTGTACAAGATTTCTCAGCTATCGTTGTTTCTATCAGACACAAAGGAAAATCTCTAGGAGAGGTTATTGAGGAGAATATCGGACACAGATGTAAAATGTTATTTACAATTTTCTCTTGGCTAGTTCTACTTTTAGTAGTGGCAGCTTTCTCTGATATTGTAGCTTCTACTTTCCAAGGATACTCTATCAATCCAGATGGAACAAAGGTCTTCTACTCAGCTAATGGTTCTGTTGCCACAGCTTCTATGCTATTTATTCCACTATCTATTGCCTTTGGATTTTTAGTTTATAGAAAGAATGCACCTCTAGCTGTATCTTCAGTGGTTGGAGTTTTACTATTAGCTCTTTGTATTGCTGTAGGATTAAAATACCCTATCTATCTAAGTAAAACTTTCTGGTTAGGAGTGGTTTTTGTATATATCTTTATCGCTTCTGTTACTCCAGTTTGGATTTTATTACAACCTAGAGATTACTTAAATAGTTTCTTACTATACTTTATGATTATTGCAGCAGTAGTAGGAATTTTAGGAACTAACCCTACTATCAACCTACCAGCTTTTACAGGTTGGACAAATAGCTTCAATGGACAAGTGATGTTCCCATACCTATTTATCACAGTAGCTTGTGGAGCTATCTCTGGATTTCATAGCTTAATCGCCTCTGGAACTACATCAAAACAGTTAAACAATGAGGGAGATGCTAAGTTAATTGGATATGGTTCTATGCTTATTGAGTGTATATTGGCTGTAATCGCCCTTATAGCAGTAGGAGCTCTTTTCTCTAATGGAAAGATGCCTCAAGGAACTCCAGCTGTGGTTTTTGCCTCTGCTATCTCTGGATTTTTCAGCAAATTAGGAATGGGACAGGCAGCAGTAAATACTACATTTACAGTTATCTCTCTAGCTATCTCTGCCTTTGCTTTGACATCTTTAGATACAGCTACAAGATTGGGAAGATTCCTATTCCAAGAGCTATTTACTAGCAATAAAGCTAAAGAGAATAGTAAGGTACAAGGTTACTTAGGAAATATGTATGTGGGAACTTTCATCACAGTGGGACTTGGAGCAGTACTTTGCTTAGGTGGATACCAAAATATCTGGCCTTTATTTGGAGCGTGTAACCAATTAGTTGCTGTACCTTGCTTCTTAGGTGTGTCTGTATGGCTAGCTAAAAAAGGAAAGAAAAACTTTATGCTTTTAATCCCAATGTTCTTTATGCTTGCAGCTACTATGAGTTCATTACTTATCTCATTTAAAACTAACTTAGCTCTTCTTTTAAATGGAAAGGGTAGCTTAGCAGTTCAAGGACTTCAAGTGGTAGTTTCATTACCTATCTTTGTCCTAGCTCTTATCCTAGTAGTAGAGGGAATGAAAGTTTTATGGGAGCATAGAAAGAAAAAAATGGGAGTCATTAAATCTGTAAATAATTAA
- a CDS encoding DUF896 domain-containing protein: MEMKNIIAKVNYFSKLARERELTEAEKEEREKYRHLYLEKFKAQVRGHLDKIKIVDVETKNDNKFKII, encoded by the coding sequence ATGGAGATGAAAAATATTATAGCCAAAGTTAATTATTTCTCAAAGCTTGCTAGAGAAAGAGAGTTAACAGAGGCAGAAAAAGAAGAGAGAGAAAAGTATAGGCACTTATATTTAGAAAAGTTTAAAGCTCAAGTTAGAGGACATCTTGACAAGATAAAAATTGTAGATGTAGAAACCAAAAATGATAATAAATTCAAGATAATATAA
- a CDS encoding zinc-ribbon domain-containing protein: MFFIGVFGIGNKNKSLCNVSFKCTACINEKFSLVELSQSFDIFFIPIFKFSKEYIIICRQCKSVYKIKKESISKVLEKKMVEYEDIEKIVLETEVCPYCGTNVASNFSFCPKCGKSLKD, translated from the coding sequence ATGTTTTTTATAGGAGTTTTTGGTATAGGGAATAAAAATAAAAGTTTATGTAATGTTTCATTTAAATGTACAGCTTGTATCAATGAAAAATTTTCTCTTGTAGAATTGAGTCAAAGCTTTGATATTTTTTTTATACCGATTTTTAAATTTTCCAAAGAGTATATCATTATTTGTAGACAATGTAAAAGTGTTTATAAGATAAAAAAGGAGTCTATTTCAAAAGTTTTAGAAAAAAAGATGGTAGAATATGAGGATATTGAAAAAATAGTTTTAGAAACTGAAGTATGTCCATACTGTGGTACTAATGTGGCTAGTAATTTCTCTTTCTGTCCTAAGTGTGGGAAATCTTTAAAGGACTAG
- the asnS gene encoding asparagine--tRNA ligase, with translation MEKNTVKSLYRETEKYLDQEVIINGWVKKIRDQKNFGFIEVNDGSFFKGVQVVFDTRLSNFEEVSRLSIISSIEVKGKLVKSQGAGQAFEIMAEEINVFQKADLEYPLQNKRHTFEYLRTKAHLRPRTNTFSAVFRVRSVVAYAIHKFFQENGFVYVHTPIITGSDCEGAGEMFRVTTLDLNSLPKKEDGTVDNSKDFFGKETNLTVSGQLSGETFCSAFRNIYTFGPTFRAENSNTARHASEFWMIEPEIAFADLEANMELAESMVKYIIKFVMDECPEEMEFFNNFIEKGLFDKLNNVLNSDFGRLTYTEAIDILLKSGKKFDYPVEWGIDLQSEHERYLAEEYFKKPVFLTDYPKDIKAFYMKLNPDGKTVRAMDLLAPGIGEIIGGSQREDSLEILENRITELGMKPEDYEFYLDLRRFGSFPHSGYGLGFERIIMYITGMTNIRDVIPFPRTPNNAEF, from the coding sequence ATGGAAAAAAATACAGTAAAATCTCTATATAGAGAGACAGAAAAATATCTAGACCAAGAAGTTATAATAAATGGTTGGGTAAAAAAGATAAGAGACCAAAAGAACTTTGGATTTATTGAAGTAAATGATGGTTCTTTTTTCAAAGGAGTACAGGTTGTATTTGATACAAGACTTAGTAACTTTGAAGAAGTCTCTCGTCTATCTATAATATCTTCGATAGAGGTAAAAGGAAAATTAGTGAAATCACAAGGAGCTGGACAAGCTTTTGAAATAATGGCTGAAGAGATAAATGTATTCCAAAAAGCTGACTTAGAATATCCTTTACAAAATAAAAGACACACTTTTGAATACTTAAGAACAAAAGCTCACTTAAGACCAAGAACAAATACTTTCTCAGCAGTATTTAGAGTAAGGTCAGTAGTAGCTTATGCTATACATAAATTCTTCCAAGAGAATGGATTTGTTTATGTACATACTCCAATCATAACAGGTTCTGACTGTGAGGGAGCAGGAGAGATGTTTAGAGTAACTACTCTAGATTTAAACAGCCTGCCTAAAAAAGAAGATGGAACAGTAGATAATTCTAAAGACTTCTTTGGAAAAGAAACTAACTTAACAGTAAGTGGACAATTAAGTGGAGAAACTTTCTGTTCAGCATTTAGAAATATATATACATTTGGACCTACATTTAGAGCAGAAAACTCTAATACAGCTAGACACGCTTCTGAGTTCTGGATGATAGAGCCAGAAATTGCTTTTGCTGATTTAGAGGCAAATATGGAACTAGCTGAATCAATGGTTAAATATATAATCAAATTTGTAATGGACGAGTGTCCAGAAGAGATGGAGTTCTTCAATAACTTCATTGAAAAAGGATTATTTGACAAATTAAATAACGTATTAAATAGTGACTTTGGAAGATTAACATATACAGAAGCAATAGATATATTACTAAAATCTGGTAAGAAATTTGATTATCCAGTTGAATGGGGAATCGACTTACAAAGTGAGCATGAGAGATATTTAGCTGAAGAGTATTTCAAAAAGCCAGTATTCTTAACTGATTATCCTAAAGATATCAAAGCTTTTTATATGAAACTTAATCCAGATGGAAAAACTGTAAGAGCTATGGATCTATTAGCACCAGGAATTGGAGAGATAATAGGAGGTTCTCAAAGAGAAGATAGTTTAGAGATACTAGAAAATAGAATAACTGAATTAGGAATGAAACCAGAGGATTATGAATTCTATCTAGATTTAAGAAGATTTGGAAGCTTCCCACACTCTGGATATGGACTAGGATTTGAAAGAATTATAATGTATATAACAGGAATGACTAATATCCGTGACGTAATTCCTTTCCCTAGAACACCTAATAATGCTGAATTTTAA
- a CDS encoding alpha/beta hydrolase encodes MIKVFIILLSLGLIFYIVTYSYSFKVLKKVQKVLQFKEITFIENKDFDYDEVVKDLEKDLFVERRVTTSKEYINEELEYVVIRNKGEVSDSLPCLILLHGLRDCPDDWLERGRIRENYLILLKSGKIQKMNIVLINSGCDGMGWYTNFYRDKSHQYERYIIKEIVSGLKKEFPKSNFGIAGFSMGGYGAFKLGLRHLEIFKVIGSFSGATSIVRMSVNRRVIRFFSFLYIPKRLFNNEDKLHFLRVFGSWGYKILKEDPYTMIKRLDRSKYENRYFYTSVGEKDIEPYLMLQQWIDTVGRMKKHNYNFVGYLCKDETHTWEYVARDLKNFLIYFNEKIRNVE; translated from the coding sequence ATGATAAAAGTTTTTATAATCTTATTAAGTTTGGGGTTAATATTTTATATAGTTACTTATTCATACTCATTTAAAGTTTTAAAGAAAGTACAAAAAGTTCTTCAATTTAAAGAGATAACTTTTATAGAGAATAAAGATTTTGATTATGATGAGGTAGTTAAAGATTTAGAAAAAGATTTATTTGTTGAGAGAAGAGTTACAACTTCAAAAGAATATATAAATGAAGAATTGGAATATGTAGTTATAAGGAATAAAGGTGAGGTAAGTGATAGCTTACCTTGTCTTATCTTACTTCATGGACTCAGGGATTGTCCAGATGATTGGTTAGAAAGAGGGAGAATAAGAGAAAATTATCTTATATTGCTAAAATCTGGAAAAATACAAAAAATGAATATAGTACTTATTAATTCTGGTTGCGATGGTATGGGGTGGTATACTAATTTTTATAGGGATAAATCACACCAGTATGAGAGATATATCATAAAGGAGATAGTATCAGGTTTAAAAAAAGAGTTTCCTAAATCTAATTTTGGAATTGCAGGATTTTCAATGGGAGGTTATGGAGCTTTTAAATTAGGACTTAGACATTTGGAAATTTTTAAAGTGATAGGAAGTTTTTCTGGAGCTACTAGTATTGTTAGAATGAGTGTCAATAGAAGAGTCATTAGATTTTTTAGTTTTCTTTATATTCCAAAGAGATTATTTAATAATGAGGATAAACTTCATTTTTTAAGAGTTTTTGGTTCTTGGGGATATAAGATATTAAAAGAAGACCCATATACAATGATAAAAAGATTAGATAGATCTAAGTATGAGAATAGATATTTTTATACAAGTGTTGGAGAAAAGGATATAGAGCCTTATCTAATGCTACAGCAATGGATAGACACCGTAGGAAGAATGAAGAAGCATAATTATAATTTTGTAGGGTATCTTTGTAAGGATGAAACACATACTTGGGAGTATGTAGCAAGAGATTTAAAAAACTTTTTAATATATTTTAATGAAAAGATAAGGAATGTAGAATGA
- the mnmA gene encoding tRNA 2-thiouridine(34) synthase MnmA, with product MENREFDKYITYDEKNKNIKIAVAMSGGVDSSTVAYILKKQGYDLIGITMRTCHPEDSDAKKVCEDLGIPHYVLDARKEFKATVIDYFLNEYLQGKTPNPCMVCNKYIKFGMLMDFARSKGANFMATGHYTQLKDGVLSMGDDPNKDQVYFLSQIDKENLKYIKFPIGELEKPKVRKLAEQLGVRVYAKKDSQEICFVEDGKLKEFLVTHTNGKAGKNGNIVTIDGKILGKHNGLSFYTIGQRKGLGISQEKPLYVIALDSKNNNVIVGENELLFKDELMAEKINLISLEELKDLDGLICWAKTRSRDKLHKCQLELLENGNIKVSFLEDKVRAVTPGQGVVFYDIEKKVLGSAFIL from the coding sequence ATGGAAAATAGAGAATTTGATAAGTACATAACTTATGATGAAAAAAATAAAAATATAAAGATTGCTGTGGCTATGAGTGGAGGAGTAGACTCCTCTACTGTAGCTTATATTTTAAAAAAGCAAGGATATGATTTAATAGGGATAACTATGAGAACTTGTCATCCAGAAGATTCGGACGCTAAAAAAGTTTGTGAAGATTTAGGAATTCCTCATTATGTATTAGATGCTAGGAAAGAGTTTAAAGCTACAGTCATAGATTATTTTTTAAATGAATATTTACAAGGAAAGACTCCTAATCCATGTATGGTATGTAATAAATATATAAAATTTGGTATGCTTATGGATTTTGCACGTTCTAAGGGAGCAAATTTTATGGCAACTGGTCATTATACGCAATTAAAAGATGGAGTACTTTCTATGGGAGATGATCCAAATAAAGATCAAGTATACTTTCTTTCTCAAATTGATAAAGAGAATTTAAAGTATATAAAATTTCCTATAGGTGAATTAGAAAAACCAAAGGTAAGAAAATTAGCAGAACAATTAGGTGTGAGAGTATATGCTAAAAAAGATTCTCAAGAGATCTGTTTTGTTGAGGATGGGAAATTAAAAGAATTCTTAGTTACTCATACGAATGGAAAGGCTGGAAAAAATGGAAATATAGTAACTATTGATGGAAAAATATTAGGGAAACATAATGGTTTATCATTTTATACTATTGGACAAAGAAAAGGGCTGGGAATATCTCAAGAAAAACCTTTATATGTGATAGCTTTAGATAGTAAAAATAATAATGTAATAGTAGGAGAAAATGAGCTATTATTTAAAGATGAACTTATGGCTGAAAAGATAAATCTTATCTCTCTAGAAGAATTAAAGGATTTAGATGGTTTGATTTGCTGGGCTAAAACACGTTCTAGGGATAAGCTTCATAAATGCCAATTAGAGCTTTTAGAAAATGGAAATATTAAAGTTAGTTTTTTAGAAGATAAGGTAAGAGCTGTAACACCAGGTCAAGGAGTAGTATTTTATGATATAGAAAAAAAAGTCTTAGGAAGTGCCTTTATTCTTTAG
- the rnmV gene encoding ribonuclease M5, giving the protein MKKMIKEIIVVEGRDDIAAVKSAVDAEVIQVNGFAVRKKENIERIRVAQKNRGVIILTDPDYAGNEIRKYIHKFFPDAKDAYIRRSEGTKDGDIGVENASPESIIKALEKAKCTVEKELQSSFTMTYLMECGLVGGIEASERREKVGGKLGIGYSNGKQFLSKLNRYGITKEEFEKALNSIK; this is encoded by the coding sequence ATGAAAAAGATGATAAAAGAGATAATAGTAGTGGAAGGTAGAGATGATATAGCAGCTGTAAAATCTGCTGTAGATGCTGAAGTGATACAAGTAAATGGATTTGCTGTAAGAAAAAAAGAGAATATTGAAAGAATAAGAGTAGCTCAAAAAAACAGAGGAGTAATAATTTTAACTGATCCTGATTATGCTGGAAATGAGATAAGAAAATATATACATAAATTTTTTCCTGATGCAAAGGACGCTTACATAAGAAGAAGTGAAGGAACAAAAGATGGAGATATAGGTGTAGAAAATGCTTCGCCAGAATCTATTATAAAAGCTTTGGAAAAGGCAAAATGTACAGTAGAAAAGGAGTTACAAAGTAGTTTTACTATGACTTATCTTATGGAGTGTGGATTAGTTGGTGGAATAGAAGCAAGTGAAAGAAGAGAAAAGGTTGGAGGAAAATTAGGTATAGGATATTCTAATGGTAAACAATTTCTTTCTAAATTAAATAGATATGGAATAACAAAAGAGGAGTTTGAGAAAGCTCTCAACTCCATAAAATAA